A genomic window from Myotis daubentonii chromosome 4, mMyoDau2.1, whole genome shotgun sequence includes:
- the SCNN1G gene encoding amiloride-sensitive sodium channel subunit gamma encodes MAPGEKIKAQIKKNLPVRGPQAPTIKELMRWYCLKTNTHGCRRIVVSRGRLRRLLWILFTLTAVALIFWQCALLVLSFYTVSVSIKIHFQKLDFPAVTICNINPYKYSAVKPLLADLEQETKAALKTLYGFSEIKSRKRREAEPWSSAWEGPQPKFLHLIPLMVFNEGETSKATDFLTGQKRKVSGSIIHKAADVMHVQESKEVVGFQLCSNGTSHCATYTFSSGVNAIQEWYKLHYMNIMAQVPLEKKINMSYSAEELLVTCFFDGVSCDARNFTLFHHPMYGNCYTFNNKENETHSTSMGGSEYGLQVILYINEEEYNPFLVSSTGAKVIVHRQDEYPFIEDVGTEIETAMATSIGMHLTESFKLGEPYSQCTEDGSDVPINNIYNAAYSLQICLHSCFQTKMVERCGCAQYSQPLPPAANYCNYQQHPNWMYCYYELHQAFVQEKLGCQSVCREACSFKEWTLTTSLAQWPSVVSEKWLLRVLTWDQGQQIKKKLNKTDLAKLLIFYKDLNQRSIMESPANSVEMLLSNFGGQLGLWMSCSIVCIIEIIEVFFIDSLSIIARQQWQRAKKWWSQRQAPACPEAPPSLRGQDNPVLDIDDDLPTFTSALRLPPAPGAQVPGTPPPRYNTLRLERAFSNQLTDTQVPAES; translated from the exons ATGGCTCCTGGAGAGAAGATCAAAGCCCAAATCAAGAAGAACCTGCCCGTGAGGGGGCCGCAGGCGCCCACCATCAAGGAGCTGATGCGGTGGTACTGCCTGAAGACCAACACCCACGGCTGCCGCCGCATCGTGGTGTCCCGCGGCCGCCTCCGCCGCCTGCTCTGGATCCTGTTCACGCTGACCGCGGTGGCGCTCATCTTCTGGCAGTGCGCCCTGCTCGTGCTCTCCTTCTACACCGTCTCTGTCTCCATCAAAATCCACTTCCAGAAGCTGGATTTCCCCGCAGTCACCATCTGCAACATCAACCCTTACAA GTACAGCGCCGTGAAGCCCCTTCTAGCCGACTTGGAACAGGAGACCAAAGCGGCCTTGAAGACCCTGTACGGCTTCTCAGAGATCAAGTCTCGGAAACGCCGGGAGGCCGAGCCCTGGAGTTCGGCGTGGGAGGGCCCCCAGCCCAAGTTCCTCCACCTGATCCCACTGATGGTCTTCAATGAGGGTGAGACCAGCAAGGCCACCGACTTCCTCACGGGGCAGAAGCGTAAAGTCAGTGGGAGCATCATTCATAAGGCAGCGGACGTCATGCACGTCCAAGAGTCCAAGGAGGTGGTGGGATTCCAGCTG TGTTCGAATGGCACATCCCACTGTGCTACGTACACCTTCAGCTCAGGCGTCAATGCCATCCAGGAGTGGTACAAGCTGCACTACATGAACATCATGGCGCAGGTGCCACTGGAGAAGAAAATCAACATGAGCTACTCGGCCGAGGAGCTGCTGGTCACCTGCTTCTTTGACGGGGTGTCCTGTGATGCCAG GAACTTTACACTTTTCCACCATCCAATGTATGGGAATTGCTACACGTTCAACAATAAGGAGAATGAGACCCACAGCACCTCCATGGGGGGCAGTGAGTACG GGCTGCAGGTCATCTTGTACATAAACGAAGAGGAATATAACCCCTTCCTGGTGTCCTCCACCGGGGCTAAGGTGATTGTCCACCGGCAGGATGAATACCCCTTCATCGAGGACGTGGGCACGGAGATTGAGACGGCGATGGCCACCTCCATAGGGATGCACCTG ACGGAGTCCTTCAAGCTGGGCGAGCCGTACAGCCAGTGCACGGAGGATGGCAGCGACGTGCCCATCAACAACATCTACAATGCTGCCTACTCGCTCCAG ATCTGCCTCCACTCGTGCTTCCAGACTAAGATGGTGGAGAGGTGTGGGTGTGCCCAATAcagccagcctctgcctcccgCAGCCAACTACTGCAACTACCAGCAGCACCCCAACTGGA TGTACTGCTACTATGAACTGCACCAGGCCTTTGTCCAGGAAAAGCTGGGCTGCCAGTCCGTATGCCGGGAAGCCTGCAG CTTCAAGGAgtggacactgaccaccagcctGGCGCAATGGCCGTCTGTGGTTTCTGAG AAATGGTTGCTGCGCGTTCTCACTTGGGACCAAGgccaacaaataaagaaaaagctgAACAA GACAGACTTGGCCAAACTCTTGATATTCTACAAAGACCTGAACCAGAGATCCATCATGGAAAGCCCTGCCAACAGT GTGGAGATGCTTCTGTCCAACTTCGGTGGCCAGCTGGGCCTGTGGATGAGCTGCTCCATAGTCTGCATCATTGAGATTATCGAGGTCTTCTTCATCGACTCTCTCTCCATCATTGCCCGCCAACAGTGGCAGAGAGCCAAGAAGTGGTGGTCCCAGAGGCAGGCACCCGCCTGCCCTGAGGCTCCCCCGAGCCTTCGGGGCCAGGACAACCCGGTCTTGGATATAGACGATGACCTGCCCACTTTCACCTCTGCGTTGCGCTTGCCTCCAGCCCCAGGGGCTCAGGTGCCTGGCACACCACCTCCCAGATACAATACCTTGCGCTTGGAGAGGGCCTTCTCCAACCAACTCACTGATACCCAGGTGCCAGCTGAGTCCTGA